DNA from Nematostella vectensis chromosome 5, jaNemVect1.1, whole genome shotgun sequence:
CctgaattaaaaatcatggtAAAAAACGAGAACTTATTAAACATGTTGGCTGAGTTGCGTTAAGGATCATGTAGTCTCCTCGCGGTGTGATAAAGCGGGTAAGGTTTTACAGAAAATTTATTTAGCCTTTTTTTGTCGGTGCTTTGACTCTATCTACAATGAATAAATGAAGGCTTACTGTACTAAACATTTAAATCAATAGTTCGTTTAATGAAATGTCCCAAGAAACTGACCTAAAGAAGTCCTAGTTGACGCCACTGCTGTACTATTCTCAGTCCCTTCTCTTTGCTGACTATTCTCGGAACTAGTCACCAGGGATTGTATGGCTTGCAAGGTCTCGTTACTGTCATCTGCGGGCGGGTATAAGAAAAACACGAAGCTTTCTCAGTCCATTCTTtcgaaaaaaatttttttaaagaaattaaaattaatCCTTGTGCAGAATTTGAACATGCCATGTATCAggaattaattattattatgacaTTTTCCTATGTTAAAAAGGTTggaaattatattttaaaatgttggATGTTAGAAATTATATAGTACCATTTAAGAATAGTTATTTTCTTCAAGGAATATCTGATGTTTATTTAGTTTTACAGTTTCGGCAAAATTATACGACTTTGTcgttttattaattaaaacTGCTCAAATTAATAAAAGGTAAATAAAGTTCAGGTTTGGAAAGCTGTACTATCCACGTTTCTCGTAAACTTGAAATAGCTTTCAAAACTTGAGATTCGTCCATTTACACGTTTACAGGTATCGTTACCAATGCGGGTAACGATACCTAAATTGCTCTATAAATACAAACCCCTACATGATAGAATCCTCTATACAACGAACCCCCAGATGACGACAACATGTATATATACGAACGCCTAGTTGACGACAACCTCTATATATACGAATCTCTAGATGAGGACAACCTCTTCATATACGAACCCCCAGATGACGACAACATGTATATATACGAACGCCTAGTTGATGACAACCTCTATATATACGAATCTCTAGATGACGACAACCTCTTCATATACGAACCCCCAGATGACGACAACATGTATATATACGAACGCCTAGTTGACGACAACCTCTATATATACGAATCTCTAGATGACGACAACCTCTTCATATACGAACCCCCAGATGACGACAACCTCTCTATATACGAACCTCTAGATGACGACAACCTCTCCATATACGAACCCCCAGATGGCGACAACCTCTTTATAAACGAACTCCTAGATGACGACAACCTCTCTATATACGAACCCCTAGATGACGACAACCTCTATATATACGAACCTCTAGATGACGACAACCTCTCCATATACGAACCCCCATATGACGACAACCTCTCTATATACGAACCCCCATATGACGACAACCTCTCTATATACGAACCCCTAGATAACGACAACCTCTCCATATACGAACCCCTATATGACGACAACCTCTCCATATACAAACCGCTAGATGACGACAACATCTCTATATACGAACCCCTAGATGGCGACAACCTCTCTATATACGAACTCCTAGATGACGACAACCGCTCTATATACGAACCCCTAGATGACGACAACCTCTATATTTTTGGACCGCTAGATGACGACAACCTCTCTATATACGAACCCTCTAGATGAAGACAACCTCTCTATATACGAACCCTCTAGATGACGACAACCTCTATATATACAAACCCCTAAATGGCGACAACCTCTCTATATACGAACCCCTAAATGACGACAACCTCTATATATACGAACCGCTAGATGAAGACAACCTCTATATATACGAATCCCTAGATGACGACAACCTCTCCATATACGAACCCCCATATGACGACAACCTCTCTATATACTACCCCTAGATAGCGACAACCTCTAGACATACAAACCCCTAGATGACGACAACCTATCTATATACAAACCCCTAGATGATAGAATCCTCTATACAACGAACCCCTAGATGACGACAACCTCTCTGTATACGAGCCCTAGATGACGACAAACTCTATATATACGAACCCCCAGATGACCACAACCTCTCTATATACGAACCTCTAGATGACGACAACCTCTCCATATACGAGCCCCCAGATGACGACAACCTCTGTATATACGAACCTCTAGATGACGACAACCTCTCCATATACGAACCCCCAGATGGCGACAACCTCTCTATAAACGAACTCCTAGATGACGACAGCCTCTCTATATACGAACCCCTAGATGACGTCAACCTCTATATATACGAACTGCTAGATGAAGACAACCTCTATATATACGAACCCCTAGATGACGACAACCTCTCCATATACGAACCACCATATGACGACAACCTCTCTATATACGAACCCCTAGATAGCGACAACCTCCCTATATATACAAACCCCTAGATGACGACAACCTCTATATATACGAACCTCTAGATGACGACAACCTCTCCATATACGAACCCCCATATGACGACAACCTCTCAATATACGAACCCCCATATGACGACAACCTCTCTATATACGAACCCCTAGATAACGACAACCTCTCCATATACGAACCCCTAGATGACGACAACCTATCCATATACAAACCTCCAGATGGCGACAACCTCTCTATATACGAACCCCTAGATGGCGACAACCTCTCTATATACGAACTCCTAGATGACGACAACCTCTCTATATACGAACCCCTAGATGACGACAACCTCTATATTTTCGGACCGCTAGATGACGATAACCTCTATATATACGAACCCCTAGATAACGACagcctatatatatatacgaaCCCCTAGATAACGACAGCCTATATATATACGAACCCCTAGATAACGACAACCTCTATTAACTACGGACCTCTAGATGAAGACACCACATATAGCAACCACCAATGAAACCATGGACAATGTCAATGTCTCAGAATCAACCTTTTAGACAATATTCGCCTTATCGCAAGCTGATCCTACCGTTAGCGGTTCTTTCTTCCTGTGCTTGCCTTTCCTTCATCTTTCTCTCCACCAACAGCCTCTTTTCTTTGGCGCGCCGATTCTGGAACCAAACTTGTACCCGGTCCTCTGGCAGGCCAGCCCTGGTTGCGATAGCCTGGCGCAACTTGTTGTCAGGGAAATGTTGCTTCTGGAATCCTTCTTCCAAAATTGCAAGTTGTTCTGTGCTGAAAACGGTTCTGCAACGTCGTCTCTTGTCTCCCCTTCGTCGGTACTCAGCGGCCAACACTATAGTACATGCAAGAAGTGATCATAAAAGgtgaaaaaaggaaatgttaTTTTGCCGAAATTTAGCCACAATACTAACAACGTCAAAATTAGCAATGTCGAAGGAAATGTTATTAGTCTGAAATAAGCCTAAAAATGCGAAAGGGTCATTATTCAACGGGGGGagggctgctatgtttggggggagggtagcGATTTTTTGAACGTCGATTTCGGGGAGAGTCTCAAATTTTCATACAGCGTTAAGGgccttattttttaaacaggtattctgatcaatctccgagcctcctaaaagtctggaatttcaatttttttttctgaggaGAACCCTAGACCCcctacaaaataaattaataaatgaaTGAGATGCGCCTTCTGCTTGCACTTTCAAGACTTGCGTTTCGCTTGGCGTTGCAAATCATTATCCCCTAAAGTGTGGcttctacttttttttatctttttcagTTTTGGGTTTACTAACGAATTTTGCGAACTAACTTTTCAGATTGGTGGTatgaatatataaaaaattaaaaataaaaaaaagatttcagTTGGGAGGGAAGTAATGATGCTATCCCATTTAGGTTCTAACAATACTAAGCATTTCATATATTTGAAGATGGAAAAATTTTCAATGGCAAACATGCCCCAGACACCCTATATAAAAGTATTTACACCCCTAAAAGATGGGCTCGAAACAAGGCCAGCTCCGTCGCCCCTTCATGGGCATCCTAAAGTAAACACTGAATTCAGCGGCGTAGCTAGGTGAGTGGCTAAgggccccccttctagcagcccaaaacacagtaaatgtatgagacagcatctaaaatacagggaaaaatgcattgaaagggccttttgggcccgtCATAGTACAAATTCAAAAGTATTTCCGCAAGAATTTCAACACACATTTTACCGAGTATGCATAACGTTATCAAACTTCAAATTTCACCTAACAGAAACTTGATGTAATAAGTATTTTGTTCTACAAGAAATATTAATGATGACATATGTATTCTGTTTTAATCATTGTTATCTAATTTCTAATTATTACAAACTGCACGATTCTTATCCCATTTACAGAGGACatgtaataaaaaagataaagagtagcctgcgtagcggcttAAGGGAAGGGATGGATAGTGGGCGGCCGCGCGCtcgctttttcttctttcgaCCCCTCTCCCCCCGTCCCTCTCCTTGTTTGGCTCAGACCATATTTTGGCTAGAATGACAAACAAAACTTATCAAGTCagagaaaaaatatgtatGAAAATTCCTATAGCACTATTTCGTCTTGTTTCTTATTAAATTTAGCAGTATCAGAATCTCTAGAGGCTGAACAAAAAActttcgactctgccaaatatcttctttaataagacttctatTTTGGTTATTTTTATTCTCTAAAGACAATAATGTAAATACAGTTTTTCTCTTGTTGTTTTCCGATGTTTTTCTCACATCGATGAGCCAGGGTAGACTAAATTATCCCGGGGCCTAGCCTAATATATGTGTGCGGTACATGACTTTTTGAAATCTGGGTTGTTACCATAACACTACGTGTAAGcattgaaaaagaaatgtattACACTTTTAGGTCCCGTTATCCGGGCGGGGTATATTCTCGCACAATGTCCCATATGTTCGGACAATGGGTATTTCAGTTCTATTAAGATTATATCAAAACGTTTAATGGGGGAAAGAGAAATACAAATAATATACTAATATataagtataataataataaaggtTGAGGGAAAGGTCAAGCAGAAACAATATCGAGAACTTTAGATGTTTGAGTTATCGAGGTTCTTTGTGATTTAACAAAGTCACCTTTTGTACCTGTTTTCGTTTTATTTCCCTTTTTAGACCTCCAAACTATGAGTGGATAATTAAGAACACAAAACGTCCCTATATCATCAAGCATGCAGGGACAAAAAAGTTTCCTTAACATTGTGTTCTAGTTTCGCCAAAGCTTTAGACGCTAACGTTTTACTTACCATCGTTTATGTCTCCGTACATTCCACAACCATCAAAAGGCGATCGGGAGACGTTGGGAGGCATGTAATATTGGTAGAAAAATCTTGAGGGAAAATATGACATTTGATTTATACTTTGACTAGGTCCACTTATCTCTTGTACCGCTTGTGCTTCTTGTAGCTCTTGTTGGGCTTGGAACTGTTTGCCCTGGAAACAGTCCTCTATCTCATAGTTTTGCAAAGTGTTACCGTTATTTTCGTCGCCCTCTGCTCTGGAATTTTGGGTCTTATCATTTTCCATGCTGCTCTGTTACTGCAGAATTAAATTGGGCACTTGGAAAGGAAAGGTGAAGAAGTAGTCATAGCAGCGTGCCTGATTATGACGTAATACACGCGCGCGCCTCGAGAAAAGCGCGGAAGTCTTTCAAATACAGTAAAATACACCAAagactggtattcgactctgccaaattttcttctttcctgaagaagtcttactaaagaagaaaatttggcagagtcgaataccagtttttggtgtattgtatttaatCTTGGGTTCTCAAATACATTGCAGATACAAAAAAGATAATCGTATTTGTTAAATATGTTGTGCCAAACGGCTTTGGAACAAAATAAATGCTAGAATAGACACAACAGTTAAATAGTTTATCTTAGACTGAGCCAAAAGTtttggcatatttttttttgtgaacaGTGCGTGTTAGAATTTAAAGCTCGGTGCCAAATAGGCTCTATAAAAGGAAGAACAAAAATGGACGATAACGCGAATTCAGCGTTGACTCACGAAAACTGGACCTCCACTTAATGGGTGAGGCCTCAATCGAATCGATCTCTTTTATCCTTGCATTATATTTAAGAACTCAGACAATTTGAACTATTTTCGATTTTCATAAGAGTCAATAGTTTTAGTTACTACGGGTTAAGGTCTCTCACATGTTGAAAGATCTGTTCTTCACTACAGATGGTTTTGTTGCCGCGTTGCTGTTAACATGAAAGCGGCCTGACCGGTCAAAAATCTCCCCATTCCCCGGCAAAAGCCTGAGACGAGTTTGGTGTCGGCCATCTTCGATCCAGTTCCAATTATTCTGGCTGCCACATCTCGACTTTCGTCTTCGCCGGTATGAGTCACACGGTGATGGGAAGTCCGGCCAAAGCCTGACCGGTCACAAAACTTCTCAGCCCACGTCCAAAACCTGACCGATCACAAAACTTCTCAGCCAGCGTCCAAAGCCTGACAGGTCACAAAACTTCCCCATCACCGGCCAAAGCCTGACCGGTCACATAACTTCTCAGCCCACATCCAAAGCCTGACTGGTCACATAACTTTCCATCACCGGCCAAAGCCTGACCGGTCACATAACTTCTCAGCCCACATCCAAAGCCTGACCGGTCACATAACTTTCCATCACCGGCCAAAGCCTGACCGGTCACATAACTTCTCAGCCCATATCCAAAGCCTGACCGTTTACAAAACTTCCCAGCCCCCGGCCAAAGCCTGGTCACAAAACTTTCCATCACCGGCCAAAGCATTATGGCCGGTCACATAACTTCTCAGCCCGCGTCCAAAGCCTGACCGTTTACAAAACTTCCCATCACCGGCCAAAGCCTGGTCATAAAACTTTCCATCACCGGCCAAAGCCTTATGGCCGGTCACATAACTTCTCAGCCCGCGTCCAAAGCCTGACCGTTTACAAAACTTCCCATCACCGGCCAAAGCCTAACCGATCCCAAAACCTCTCAGCCCGCGTCCAAAGCCTGACCGGTCACAAAACTTCCCAGCCCCCGGCAAAAGCCTGACCGGTCACATAACTTCTCAGCTTCCGGCCAAAGCCTGACCGGTCACAAAACTTCCCACCACCGGCCAAAGCCTGGCCGGTCACAAAACTTCTCAGCCCATATCCAAAGCCTGACCGTTTACAAAACTTCCCAGCCCCCGGCCAAAACCTGACCGGTCAAAAAACTTCTCATCACCGGCCAAAACCTAACCGGTCACAAAACTTCTCATCACCGGACAAAACCTAACCGATCACAAAACTTCTCATCACCGGCCAAAACCTAACCGGTCACAAAACTTCTCATCACCGGCCAAAACCTAACCGGTCACAAAACTTCTCATCACCAGCCAAAACCTAACCGGTCACAAAACTTCTCATCACCGGCCAAAACCTAACCGGTCACAAAACTTCTCATCACCGGCCAAAACCTGACAGGTCACAAAACTTCTCATCACCGGCCAAAGCCTGACCGGTCACAAAACTCTGCATGCCTGGGCCCACATTACACCAACCTTAACGAGGCCTCGGGAAGTTTACAGGTCTTCAACCTCAACATAGACTTTACAGTGGGGTGACGGAGTCAATTTTGTCCGCCGCTTAATCTTTTGGCTCGGTTACCAAGAACCAAGCTTTGCGTTTTGGCGGCCTGGGGTAATAGTGTATGAACGATCTTTTATTAGAATAAACCGGAAGGCAAAGTTATGTACGGGCTTACAAGGACTTAAGCGCCTCACTTATCTTTATGCAGGATAACGGAAAACGGGGCAAAAAGTTCTCCCACGGACTATACACAATTTCACCCACACACGGGACAAAACAGCTTGCCACAATCCGAAATATTCATGTCCTGTGTAACCCCATGACACAGGATTTTAACACAGGCGAGCATTCCTTTGGAGAAAGAACAAACAACATCTTCTTTTCGTTAATAACGGATTAAATCGATGTCAGGGTGAAAACTCTAGTAAGCCCAGTGCAGATTATTTTGATCGTCGTGAGTCAGTAAGCGAAAGGTTTTGTGCCAGTCCGGGGCGCGTGgtccgatttttttttttcgttaatCTCGGCCAACTGCTTGCCTCTTTGGTCGAAATTCATACGTATAAATGCGTTGTTTAACGATGACTTAGTCAAATTTCCATCGTTTATACAATAAGGTTGCTATGCACATCGCGCGCGAACTTTGTTTATTGAAAAATTATtgtatcaaaaaaaaaatggttttaaAGGTTAAATTTCCACTTTTGCCTAAGCGCAACATTGAAAGTCCAATCTTCAAATCATAGGTTATTTTACTCCCTGTATGTAAGGACTGCAATGGTAAAATTATCAATTTACAAAATTTAGTAATTAATCGAAGAAAGTAAGAATAGTTTAGGTGATATTTCCTCGTGTTTTAAAGTAAtatgttggttttgtttttaaacctGCACACATTGCAAGACCTTTTTTcgaagctttttttttttcgatttaaCGTTAACCTTTTGGATGTCGCTAAAATCGGTATCTGTGTACATTTTGAGTTACTGAAACTAAAACCATAACCTTTTGTAACCAGCCTTTGTATAAAGAGAAAAGAGTTCACAGATCTATGCCAACACCAACGCTATGTGGGCATCCCAGATTCGCAGTGATCTGGTGTGAATCTTGAGAAAATAGGATCTTGTATCGTCGCAAGTTGCATCTTTTCCCTCCACCCGTATGATAAACAATGCTTTTTGCAGAAACGCAGCTGGTAGAGCTAAAATGAATACATTAAAGGCATCGAGCGACAAGCTTGCAAATaagatcacatgacataatctCTTGTCCGGATTGGCTGGTCCTCGCAACGACATCAGCGAAGGCCTTAGCGTTCCCAAAGTAACAGGCCTTCTTTGCCACAACCTCACTGTTTTCCACTGCTGTTCCTTTTAATCTTCAATACAACGCTGCATTTGCCGAAATATCAACTCTTCTAGGGTTGAGCCCGCTATATCGTCTCCGCAATGGCGTTACGGAACATTTTGGACTGAGTTTTCTTTGACAAGCACAATTGATGACTGGAGAAAGGACCAGGTTTTTTTTGGTGGATGCGCTTTTAAGATCATTCTAACTTGATAAAAGGAAGCAATTTTTCTCTAGCTTGCGTGGCCGTATACTCTGTGAACTACTATTGCTGCGTGAATGCGAAGACTTCGTAGCCCTCATGGGCTGTGCTCCTAGCATTCACGTATCACAGAGTGGAATAGTTATCCGTGAAGAGATTAGAGAAGGTTCAAGTCCGAGACCTCGCGCGTCCTCTCCCAGCGAAATTGGTGTCGGCCATCTTCGATCCAGCTCCGATTCTGGTTCCCACATCTCGACTTCTTCGTCTTCGCGGTATCGTGGGAGCTATAAACGTAGCCACTACTCGGCCAGAGGAAGTTCCATCGAAGCAGAGACCCAAACGCAAGATCAAGGCATTATGGATGCTTTCAAGGTGAGGGGGACGTTCGAGTGTGCGCGCTGTCGTTCGCTCACCCAACACCGCGGCTATTACAAATCACACGTTTAGTGCTAAGCTTTGCTACTGGTGTTCTTTTGCTTTTTCACTCGCAATTCTCTGTTTTTACTCAGACGGAGAAAAAAGGACTCTCACTTGGCCCAATGAAGCTTTTCCAACCGACAATGCAGGTAAATTTGCCAATGTTTTGCTCTGCCGACAACAAATTTTATACCCGGCGAtcgagtatttttttttttctgtttcccTCATTGATGTTGGGGCCATTACGCTCGTAAATCTCTTGTCCATGATGTTTTTTTCGATGAAGATACAAACCACAATTCAGTACGTATTATTTAAGTTATCAAAATACCTAAGTCCATTCCTAAAGTTACTTATAAACCTTAGGTAGCTTTGCTACACGGAGAATGCGATCCGAGAGTGCAAACGATCGAAATAAGCTGCCAGCTTTACAAAAACTTATGAATTCTCCTACTTCCCAACATTAACCGAGACATTTCCAGTAGATTTTACAATCAAAGGGCATTTCTTTAATAAGGAAATTTTATGTTGGCTTCTTTCGTATCTTGCACTTTTTTGAGCTCCGTAAGCTTATTTTGTGTGTAGTTTGTTTACTAAGAGTTTCGCTTCGAaacaaacttaaaaaaaagtcatatTCCTTTAAAACAGCATGAACAATAACAGAATATCCGAAAAGTGTTCATAATCGCTTAGAACgcggaataaaatgttatattcCTGCCGCTAACGCGAGGTTTTCCAGGGTGTTTATATAGTTTGTCAGCCTATATTTCTTTGCAAAACGCTTACTCTACGAACTGAATTCATgatatgaataaataaatacataaatgtTCAAGGTACCTTTCCCTCTATATAAGATAAAGCAGTTTTGCAATGTTACAATGTTAGCGGAGTTCGATTTCAAATTCACTGCCTATCCGAAAGTCTAAAGTTTcatcacgaaaaaaaaaaatcgattgctGGAAAATCAATAGAGATATTACACTTGCAACGAgattacagtatttttttttctgttttgctGTGTTTTAAGGGGGGAGTTGATAAATTCACTGTTGCGTTTTACATGTCCTGGTTAGAGGAACTCACAGAAAATATATACAAGAACCaaacattgatttttttaagtgCTCCCAAAGCCTGATGCAAAACACTCTATAATTTGCGACGTGTTATAATTATTCCGCCGAATAAAAGACGGAAGTCACCgtaaaatagagaaaaaagagAATTTCAGGAAACCTAAAAATTTGAGAGGGCTTTCACCGGGTGTATTTTACTAGAAATGCCTTTCTCGAAAATCTACTTACTCAACCTCTCTGTTTAGTTCCCCTAGGTCGTTCGTAATGTTATAAATTTGCAAATACTTGACTaagaaatataaattttaTGCCCTAGAATGAATGTTTTGTTtcggtattataatttttagtTCGTGATTAAAAAAACTCATTAAGTTATatcatgaaataaaaatgattttaaatcGTTCTCTATTTCGCGTTAGGAATTGCTTCTATGACCACCTCTCTATGACGCACTGTTTAATGTCGTTTTTCCCCCCAATTCTTTAATGGTGATTAGAaatttgctttcttttttatatcCAAGGAATGCATAGGAATAATTTATTCTTGACTGATCATATATTTGTCTTCCTAGATTGCATTCTTTATTGCATAATAAATTTTCAGGGcgatatcatttttttttttattcttcatTGTCATTAAAATCCAGTTatcttgatttttttgttgtttttttttatgtatagTGATCCTCATTTAGTTTACACTGTTACAGCACTATTCCACTTTTCTATTACCGGTATACATttctacagaaaaaaaaaaaaacttttatacCAGTTAACCCAATTAAACACTCATgacaacattttgaaaaatttagAATGTACATCCAGAAAATTGGATGGTATAGATTGACATCTCTTGTCTTCTAACGATAGGAAATTctcattatttgtttttttttattgtccaCATGTCTGCTTGCAAAGTTTTTCCATACACTTGGCCTTCAATGCTACTCAATGAAGCATTGGCTTACATTTTCCTTTGCTATGTACTCCACCTGATCATAAATCATGTAGGCTCTTGCTCTATTTTTTGTTGATTATTAGAAGGGTTGATGCCATTTCTGTTAAATGTGTTTAATAAACAAATGCATGCATACAATAGCTGGCTTAGTA
Protein-coding regions in this window:
- the LOC5503139 gene encoding diencephalon/mesencephalon homeobox protein 1 isoform X1; this translates as MENDKTQNSRAEGDENNGNTLQNYEIEDCFQGKQFQAQQELQEAQAVQEISGPSQSINQMSYFPSRFFYQYYMPPNVSRSPFDGCGMYGDINDVLAAEYRRRGDKRRRCRTVFSTEQLAILEEGFQKQHFPDNKLRQAIATRAGLPEDRVQVWFQNRRAKEKRLLVERKMKERQAQEERTANDDSNETLQAIQSLVTSSENSQQREGTENSTAVASTRTSLDEPQEEKSTLLLLNTQQATTSHVTSTCTGTQDLRDSHIAISRISDDQGFYAHPLSTIDHSKFFFSTLSAQNAATGCPNGTEGLPKYIFGDYGEFTSDQSGFEVGTAAVHHVADPDNLELAENREFVVMDTDNFFAVNGAGFLDASEAVAGADEETVIEELERST
- the LOC5503139 gene encoding homeobox protein otx5-A isoform X2, with protein sequence MENDKTQNSRAEGDENNGNTLQNYEIEDCFQGKQFQAQQELQEAQAVQEISGPSQSINQMSYFPSRFFYQYYMPPNVSRSPFDGCGMYGDINDVLAAEYRRRGDKRRRCRTVFSTEQLAILEEGFQKQHFPDNKLRQAIATRAGLPEDRVQVWFQNRRAKEKRLLVERKMKERQAQEERTANDEPQEEKSTLLLLNTQQATTSHVTSTCTGTQDLRDSHIAISRISDDQGFYAHPLSTIDHSKFFFSTLSAQNAATGCPNGTEGLPKYIFGDYGEFTSDQSGFEVGTAAVHHVADPDNLELAENREFVVMDTDNFFAVNGAGFLDASEAVAGADEETVIEELERST